ATGATGATGGTCATGTTCTTCGTTCTTGATATTCTCTGTTTTGATGGTTAACGAATGTGAAGAGATGGTTCTTGACCATGTGAAGTCTATGTTTTGCGTAGCGTCTGCGATCTCAATGGCGTAGAGTAATGAGACAGAGCTGAATTGGTTAATCATTTTTTGGAGGAAACTCttatgtgttgttgttgtttcttgAACCTTAATGCCTGAAAAGCTAGAGGTTTGGTCTCATGTTCATTCTTGAgatctttgagaattgagaaagtttttttttttaatgacctGAAAATGTTTGGTGAAACGAACTAAacaaatctttcttttttctttttgtttctttgtgatTTGTTATGAATAAATCGGCTTCTTTCTAGAGAAAGTTTCTAAGTTTAGATCTTCCTGAGTCACAACCACAAATAGCTTGTGACCTTACCTATCTTTAGTAACATAAGCAGAGATGTTATAAAGAGAATATTCTATTTATCAACCTATCTATTGTGCTTAAATCAGTTTAAGCACACAATCCAGAGAAGGTAAATATGACCTCAGgaagataaatatttttggtttatatgaTAAACGCAAGTCTAGTTATTGAAGCAAATATATTATCTCTCTTCTGAGATTTGATGAGAAGGCGTCGTGCACTTGAGTCGTGACCGTGTCTGAACTATCTACTTGGATCAGCCGGTTTTCTTCCTACTCTCATCACCTATTGGTGACCCTTTTAGTTTTCTAATACTATTAAGCTTTGCTTTGGCTTTCTCCTATCGTACTTATTCTTTTGATCCCTCCCAATCCTCTTTTTCTTGAGGTGTGTGAACGTTTGTTTTGGAGGTTTGGTACTTCTGAATTATGAATACAATCAgtgtcccaaaaaaaaaaagatttgatgaGATGTATGTTAGAGTTTTTCAAAATGGCAAAATTCGGAAACATTCCAACTTGATTTTTGTTCGAGAATTCACTTGTATTTGTAGCATAAAGCACAAAGTTTCTTGATTGGCTTGAGTACTTAAAATCTAGAGACGTCAACAGAGCAACAAGAACACAAGCATCAGGCACATGCATGATTGAAAGAAGTGTAAGCAGAGTCTTCTATACTTGAACGATTTCTAAGGAATGATAAGTCAAAAAACACAATTCCATTTCTATGAAAACCCTGAGTCTTACTCAGACGGCATAAACAACAACCCGAGATATGTCCTGAAGACATGGTGTTGCAGTTACACCATTCTATGTTCTGTAAACAAGAGCTATTAAGATACAAGAAAAGGCAATTGAAAAGAGTCTTTAAATCACAGTTTGTTGGCAATTTGGGTTGGTATATGTGACCAAATTGATTATTGTTTTAATCGTTCAGCCGCCAAAGAGAAACCCAGCAGCTTGTTCTTCGTTTCCTGCAAACAATCTGAGAGCTTGTACCACTGCTTCCCTGGAGAAGCCTAACTCCACAAGCTTTGCAATCTTTGCTTCAAATTCAGGTCCCTGTGGGTTTTACATGATGAAATGATTTAACTGTGACtggaaagaaaatcaaaaggaGTGAGAGACTAAAGCTTTAAACTAAAAGACATGTACCTCTGATGTGTTTTGTCTTGAAGGTTGGCTCGTTGGGCTTGCAACAGTGCTATTCTTCTTCTCTGCGGACCCAGAAGGAACCTATAGGACCAAAACAATTTGATCATAATAACTTATTTCCACAAAGATAATAGACAAATGCAAAATTTTATTACCGCTGCTCCAGAGCTAGATGCTTGATTCGGTACACGTTCTTCATCCAAGAATCTAGAAGGGAGGTCTTTCTCTGAAGGAAGTTTGCTCTTTTTCAGGTTAATCGAGGATAAagataacaaacataataaagGGTTCAAGATTAAGATGGTAGTAGAGAACTAGCCTTGCAAAAAGGGAACCGAGACCTCTCCTCCTCCAACAGTCAGGACGTTATCCTTCAAATCAATAGTGCACTACACAGAGAAACGGTTTACCATTTGGTTGAAACACATAAAACTAAATGCAAAATCaaatgatgaagatgttttACCTGATGCTTACGCAACATATCCAGGCCAAAAAGGAACTCCATGTTAGGTGAGTCCAGTACCACGAATGAACACGGATAAAAGTTATTCCCAATCTGCAAGTTAAATGACTTTCAATTTCTTTTGCAAAAAACATAAGAACACAAAGGGGGATCACATCATTGTATAAGGGACACTTTTGCGGTGCTTACCTTGATTGGAGCGACATGAATGCGGCCTAATATCTCTGTTTCGCCAACACCCTGAGCAATACCTTTATACCGTTGATCCATGAGTCTCAGCAACCTGAAAGTAACAGTTTAAAAAGACTCGTGAGTTATCATTCCATCATTCTATATTCAAACATGTACTATAAACATAAAACTGTAAGAATTACCCGCATCTCTCAGCACAACTCTTGGATATAATTGTCGATTGTGCACCACTATCAACAAAAGCCTGGAGATGGTGTCAAATATAGGTTTAGAACATACATATGATCTACGGAGTGTTCAATTACAGATCCCTAAGCGCACTGAGGAACCGAGAATAATTGAAAACAGAGACTCCAGCCAGAAAAGAGGTTATATTCTGGTAGTTGCCAAATTTTTACCTTTAGAGGAACCCCATTGACCTCCATATCCACATACAGCATTATCTAAGGAAGTGAGAAAAGGAAAGCTCAAGTCTGTGTACAAGAAAGTTTTCAAGTTAAGGAATGCATAAACTAAAAGACGAGAATACATACCACCCTAGCAAAACCTTCAGGATTATGTTCTAGGGCAGCTTCCCAGTTCTCATCAATCCCTTTCTGCTCACAAGTATCAAGACAGCACCCAAAAGTCAGACATGACACGAAAAGATAACAAGGTAACTAGAAGAACAAAACAACCAAACCAAAGTGAACGTTTGCATCAGGAATCACAAAACACATACTAGAGTTCAGTACATGTAAAATTTAAGTAAGGAACAATTGACCTGTCGAATTGCAGCTTCGATTTTCTTCTGTGCTTCAACATCAAAAGGATCTGCATACAGAAGAGCCTGCAATGGGAGAATGCATAAGCAGCATCATTCAATAGTGGTAGATATAACTGAGAATCTATCAACTCtttcaaagcaaaaaaaaaaaggcttacGAGTTCCTCCTCCTTCTGACGCTGTACTACAGATCGCTGCTGATGCCTTGAACGCAGAACATCCTGTAACTTATTTAAATCGCTCCCAGTAATCACTTGCGCAAGCTCAGGATCTGTCTACAATTAACAACATCAAATCCAAGGTAACAACAGAGTCATAAAATGAAGGCCAAGAAGAATAATATCATAGTTCCAACTTCCAAACTAAAGGTCTAGTAATCATCAATTCACACCTGAAATAACTGTCCCATAAGATTAGCATCACCCCGGATGTGCTGTTGAAAAGCTGCAGGATTCAAAGCTGACCCATCAGGATTCAACCCCAAATCACTCCTTGCAGCATTACTACTGAACAAAACAAGCAAGACAAACCATGATCAAActgcaattttttaaaaatagagtaGTAGCAAGAGGCCATACCCAGATGAGGCATTGGaaaccatcatcatcaacaaaTCATCATCCTTAACACCCAAGGCACTCAATTTATCTGAGTTCCTCATCTCGTTTCCGTTGTACAAGAGCTGCTGCTGCTGAATGGGAACATTCGCCTGCTCAatgatgcaaaaaaaaacaaaagtagtTTAAGCTTAAAGATCGAAGCTTTAAGTAGAATTCAAACTGCTTCGAACTTTGTTCTCATAAACCCAATCGAGAAAAGAGATCTGAAGATCCCTCTTACCTCAACTTCGAGTAAGGCTTTAACATTCTCAACCTACGAGAAAACAAAACCGTAGCGATCAAAAACGTGGAGTAACCAAGGAGTAAGTTAGATCAAACCCATGAATCTCGATCGATCAATTAGAGAAGTAGTACATTGTGGTTTTGAGAAGCGGAGAATCAGGAAAGTTAGGGCTTCTGAGTGGGGAAATGAACTTACGGTTTCTTGGGAATCGACGTCGAGAGTGATGATTTGTTCACCGGTGGTCATGACAGTGATCCTCATCTTGTAATCGTCTTCTCTCTTTGGTATCTCTCAGACTTCTCAACTTGGCTTTCCTTCCTGGACTCCTGTAGGAGAGAAGTCAAACCATGGTCGTATTAAATATTCCTAAACCCGCTCTTTCAAAAAGAAGCTCTAAACCCAATGGGCCATGGTTCTCGTTAAAACTCGAAACTACCCCTggatcgttttaattttttattgcgACGGATTTATAAAAAGTTGAAAACCAtgcatattaaaatttatattttcgatTAGTAGAAgcttttttagcaaaaaaaaaagaaaattaattcaGTTTTATTAATCAACTTATatcttatcttatatatatatataaagttgaatTGTGCTCAAAGCACAGTCCTCCACGACACAAAATAGGGTGGGTTTTTTGCCGACACGTGTCACTTCGGTAATGCGTCTGTGTATCCCACgctctctcttccttctcacCACGTCTCGCGCGTGGTGATGCCGTTTGGTATTAGACCAATTAGATTGGGCCTAAAATAATTTCAATGGCCCGTTGTAACAACAGCCCACTACAACTTCCAAACCTAGCTTGGTCGTCGCAGTCGAGCAACGACTCCTCCATCACCTTCATCGTCCCATCTGGAAATTCATCGGTCTCTGCAACTCGGCGTTACGGTTGATCCACTCTAAATCATTCAATTCGGTTCTTAACTCCTTATTTAATGAGATATGGTATCGTTCGATATCCCTTTGTCTCCCCCTTCATAAACCTTCAGTCCAACCATAATCGAAAACCTCAGTCGAAGAATATAAAGCTATGGCCATGAAACATGCTCAGCCCTCTGGCAAGTCTCATGTCGAACGGTGTGATCTGAGGTTAGAAATTTCTTCTTTTTAGCTTCTAAAGTGTGACTAATGTAAACTGTAAATGCTAAATTCAGCTTAATATTGGCCACTCTTTGTGTGTTTATTCTTCAGGATATAGAGAGAGAGCACAGAAGGCGCGAGAGTTAATGATTGTGGACATGATCCTGCTTGACGAGAAGGTAATCTTGTCGACTTATGATTGTTATATACGTATTTTGCGACCCCCAGATTGTGTTAATTTTTGGTATGTTCTTCTCTTGCAGTCAACTCTTATCCAAGAGACGATCCATGCCAGCCGCCTCAATACTTTCAGGCGTCGTCTCAGTGAAGGTTCTGTGTATTCGCTTAGTGGATTTGAGGTCACACGGAGCAACAATAATTTCCCACTCTCTGACTCCCCAGTCTCCATTCGTTCCAACGATAGAACGTCCTTCGCAGAAACGACAAACTCGAAGAAGGATATTCCCACTGAGCTTTTTCGATTCCGCAGCCACGAGCAGCTATGAGCATTGGCTAATACGAACAGACCACTACCATGTATATCTCTTCTCTTCCGCATAAAACTATAGCCATTAGGTTCAGTCAACTCTGTTAAGGTCTTTATGCTTTGAATTTTTCTAGGCATTGTTGGCAGAAAAGAATATTTTTCTTGCGGTCACCTCTGAATGATTGCTTTGtgtctttttcttttgcagCTGAAGCGTGAACTGATGTACCTATCAATTGTTATCGGAACTGGGTGCAGCGGATATTGCTTACTAGCTTTATCACCCCATGTAATGattgtttttcttcttaaagTCAATTATTAAGATTAAGAATATATTGCAAATAAAGATGAATATAGATACGAAGTTGGCCAGAGGTGATCAGTTTTGGCTTAACCCATCCATAGTATACCATACTGATTATAGTTGTCATTGTAAGTCAGACAACACTTTCTGcctcatttttattattttcttgcaaaacaaaacttttttcCTTCTGCATCTCCTCAATGGGACAATATAATCAATTTGTTTTGTATAATAAAGAGTAGCTA
The window above is part of the Brassica napus cultivar Da-Ae chromosome C3, Da-Ae, whole genome shotgun sequence genome. Proteins encoded here:
- the LOC106389111 gene encoding protein DNA-DAMAGE INDUCIBLE 1 isoform X2, translating into MRITVMTTGEQIITLDVDSQETVENVKALLEVEANVPIQQQQLLYNGNEMRNSDKLSALGVKDDDLLMMMVSNASSGNAARSDLGLNPDGSALNPAAFQQHIRGDANLMGQLFQTDPELAQVITGSDLNKLQDVLRSRHQQRSVVQRQKEEELALLYADPFDVEAQKKIEAAIRQKGIDENWEAALEHNPEGFARVIMLYVDMEVNGVPLKAFVDSGAQSTIISKSCAERCGLLRLMDQRYKGIAQGVGETEILGRIHVAPIKIGNNFYPCSFVVLDSPNMEFLFGLDMLRKHQCTIDLKDNVLTVGGGEVSVPFLQEKDLPSRFLDEERVPNQASSSGAAVPSGSAEKKNSTVASPTSQPSRQNTSEGPEFEAKIAKLVELGFSREAVVQALRLFAGNEEQAAGFLFGG
- the LOC106389111 gene encoding protein DNA-DAMAGE INDUCIBLE 1 isoform X1 is translated as MRITVMTTGEQIITLDVDSQETVENVKALLEVEANVPIQQQQLLYNGNEMRNSDKLSALGVKDDDLLMMMVSNASSGSNAARSDLGLNPDGSALNPAAFQQHIRGDANLMGQLFQTDPELAQVITGSDLNKLQDVLRSRHQQRSVVQRQKEEELALLYADPFDVEAQKKIEAAIRQKGIDENWEAALEHNPEGFARVIMLYVDMEVNGVPLKAFVDSGAQSTIISKSCAERCGLLRLMDQRYKGIAQGVGETEILGRIHVAPIKIGNNFYPCSFVVLDSPNMEFLFGLDMLRKHQCTIDLKDNVLTVGGGEVSVPFLQEKDLPSRFLDEERVPNQASSSGAAVPSGSAEKKNSTVASPTSQPSRQNTSEGPEFEAKIAKLVELGFSREAVVQALRLFAGNEEQAAGFLFGG